In Devosia sp. 1566, a single genomic region encodes these proteins:
- a CDS encoding amidohydrolase family protein, which produces MTPDNFTTKGEPQLVDVVVTGAEIVTLDAENRVISDGTIAVDGGRIVFLGEGEGGRAYRGRTTIDARGRIAMPGLIDAHFHTGQQLLRGKLQAIARKRPLKLPVWKNYLIPFESCLEPEDVYLSGLVAYTNMIQVGTTCFAEAGGPHPDEMGRAAMDVGIRGFVSLSTVNQSENIGAEVPANMLMTHDQALERNVALVERWQSNERVKAWLSLRQVIVCSPELIRDISQASRDLAVKIHTHLCEGSYEIDYTLEKFGLRPTEWLETMQVLDHNLHCAHSVLLSPKEVDLYEKYQLSACHCGFNNYSIGHPRLIEMWKRGIAIGLGTDGPGSAGTLDLFQVAHVARVGQQAVNSAVFHQREPISSEELLRIATHGGARALGIFDEVGSLEVGKKADLLLCDTSHMDHAPIYDPLFVAASILVGRDVETVVVDGKVVMQDRAMLGIDQEAIRAKLKERLPVISERFERLVA; this is translated from the coding sequence ATGACCCCAGACAACTTCACCACCAAGGGCGAGCCGCAGCTGGTGGATGTGGTGGTGACCGGCGCCGAGATCGTGACCCTCGATGCCGAAAATCGGGTGATCAGCGATGGCACGATCGCGGTGGATGGGGGGCGGATCGTCTTTTTGGGTGAGGGGGAAGGGGGGCGAGCCTATCGGGGGCGCACCACCATCGATGCACGAGGGCGGATCGCCATGCCCGGGCTGATCGATGCGCATTTCCATACCGGGCAGCAATTGCTGCGAGGAAAGCTGCAGGCGATTGCCAGGAAGCGTCCACTCAAGCTGCCGGTGTGGAAGAACTACCTGATCCCGTTCGAGAGCTGCCTCGAGCCCGAGGATGTGTATTTGTCGGGGCTCGTCGCCTACACCAACATGATCCAGGTCGGCACGACCTGTTTCGCGGAAGCGGGCGGACCGCATCCCGACGAGATGGGACGGGCGGCCATGGATGTGGGCATCCGGGGTTTCGTGTCGCTGTCGACGGTGAACCAAAGTGAAAACATCGGCGCGGAAGTGCCGGCCAATATGTTGATGACGCATGACCAGGCGCTGGAGCGCAATGTGGCGCTGGTGGAGCGCTGGCAGAGCAATGAGCGGGTGAAGGCCTGGCTGAGCCTGCGGCAGGTGATCGTGTGCTCGCCCGAGTTGATCCGCGATATCTCGCAGGCTTCGCGGGACCTGGCGGTGAAGATCCATACCCATTTGTGTGAGGGCAGCTATGAGATCGACTATACGCTCGAAAAATTCGGGCTGCGGCCGACCGAGTGGCTCGAGACCATGCAGGTGCTGGACCACAACCTGCATTGCGCCCATTCGGTGCTGCTCTCGCCCAAGGAAGTTGATCTTTACGAAAAGTACCAGCTCTCGGCCTGTCATTGCGGCTTCAACAATTATTCCATCGGCCATCCCCGGCTGATCGAAATGTGGAAGCGCGGCATCGCCATCGGGCTGGGCACGGACGGGCCGGGTTCGGCGGGGACGCTCGATCTGTTCCAGGTGGCGCATGTGGCGCGCGTGGGTCAGCAGGCGGTCAATTCAGCCGTGTTCCACCAGCGCGAGCCGATTTCCTCCGAAGAACTGCTGCGGATCGCGACGCATGGCGGGGCGCGGGCGCTGGGGATCTTCGATGAGGTGGGGAGCCTCGAAGTGGGCAAAAAGGCCGACCTCCTGCTTTGCGACACCTCGCATATGGATCATGCGCCGATCTATGACCCGCTGTTTGTTGCGGCTTCGATCCTGGTCGGCCGGGACGTGGAAACGGTTGTTGTGGATGGCAAGGTGGTGATGCAGGACCGCGCCATGCTGGGGATCGACCAGGAAGCGATCCGCGCCAAGCTCAAGGAGCGCCTGCCAGTGATTTCGGAACGGTTCGAGCGGCTGGTGGCGTGA
- a CDS encoding nucleoside hydrolase: MTSTCRMILDVDTGIDDAMAVVFALNHPGIQLEALTTTYGNIDVASATRNTLQLLEAAGRTDIPVAAGCSRALTRPFHKRGSRIHGSNGLGEVELPLPTSQARPIWGPDLIIELVRANPGELTLVPVGPMTNVAQALMKAPDIAEKLKGLVLMGGTIWHPGVPGIASPVADANFFNDPEAARIVLQSGAPITLVGMDVTMKTKLTAPMMDEIAARGGKAAGITMQAARFYLAAYQAQYPDITYCALHDPLAVAVAQDPSVVTIEPMQIDVECVGELTRGQVIPDRRRTGTTVPSAGVAVAVDSERFEALFLETMVAGA; the protein is encoded by the coding sequence GTGACCTCGACCTGCCGCATGATCCTCGACGTTGATACCGGCATCGACGATGCCATGGCCGTGGTGTTTGCGCTCAATCATCCCGGCATTCAGCTGGAAGCGCTGACCACAACCTACGGCAATATCGATGTGGCTTCCGCCACGCGCAACACGCTGCAGCTGCTGGAAGCGGCGGGACGGACCGATATTCCGGTGGCGGCGGGGTGTTCGCGGGCGCTGACGCGGCCGTTTCACAAGCGCGGCAGCCGCATCCATGGCTCCAATGGGTTGGGCGAAGTGGAACTGCCGCTGCCCACAAGCCAAGCGCGGCCGATCTGGGGGCCAGACCTGATCATTGAGCTGGTACGGGCCAATCCGGGCGAGTTGACGCTGGTGCCGGTGGGGCCGATGACCAATGTGGCGCAGGCCTTGATGAAGGCGCCTGACATTGCCGAAAAGCTCAAAGGTCTGGTGCTGATGGGCGGCACGATCTGGCATCCGGGCGTGCCCGGCATCGCCTCGCCGGTGGCCGACGCCAATTTTTTCAATGATCCGGAAGCAGCGCGGATCGTGTTGCAATCGGGCGCGCCGATCACATTGGTGGGCATGGATGTGACCATGAAAACCAAGCTGACGGCACCGATGATGGACGAAATCGCCGCGCGCGGCGGCAAGGCGGCCGGGATCACCATGCAGGCGGCGCGGTTCTATCTCGCAGCTTATCAGGCGCAGTATCCGGACATAACTTATTGCGCGCTGCATGACCCGCTGGCAGTGGCGGTGGCGCAGGACCCATCGGTGGTGACCATCGAGCCGATGCAGATCGATGTGGAATGCGTCGGGGAGCTGACACGCGGCCAAGTTATTCCCGATCGCCGCCGCACCGGCACGACGGTGCCCAGTGCCGGAGTGGCCGTGGCGGTGGACAGCGAGCGCTTCGAGGCGCTGTTCTTGGAAACGATGGTCGCCGGGGCCTAG
- a CDS encoding ABC transporter substrate-binding protein — translation MGFSRYLQPSRRQVLLAGIAGLGLSLLPRGAWAQGTGKTAITQAFGWISNVEYAGFWTALEQGYFAEEGIEADFLAGGPNAPDVLVSLAADSAQISNANWLPVLDAIEKGNDFVVLGAMWQKSPAALISLAAKPVREAKDLVGARILAQNPTDKLIIDAILGNAGLPLDYEIMPTGFSPEPLLSGDGDVYFAFATNQPITLENLGLVQGTDFFVTLMDDLGYQVKQALMVTKKSFLAENRPAMVGYIRALIRGWDYAFANPQYAPEIVVDKYGADLGLDLAQQQRQMELQIPLIKPDGEGKLFWFDPAVIEGAMTDAAVAAGRKVPPLAELVDMSVLEEAHATL, via the coding sequence ATGGGGTTTTCGCGCTATTTACAACCGAGTCGGCGGCAGGTGTTGCTGGCCGGGATTGCCGGTCTGGGATTGAGCCTGCTGCCGCGAGGGGCCTGGGCGCAGGGAACGGGTAAGACCGCAATCACCCAAGCCTTCGGCTGGATCTCCAATGTGGAATATGCCGGCTTCTGGACGGCGCTTGAGCAGGGCTATTTCGCCGAGGAAGGGATCGAGGCGGACTTCCTGGCTGGCGGCCCCAACGCCCCCGATGTGCTGGTCTCGCTCGCAGCTGACAGCGCCCAGATCAGCAATGCCAACTGGCTGCCGGTGCTCGATGCTATCGAAAAGGGCAATGACTTCGTGGTGCTCGGCGCCATGTGGCAAAAGAGCCCCGCGGCCCTGATATCGCTGGCAGCCAAGCCCGTGCGCGAGGCCAAGGATCTGGTGGGGGCGCGGATCCTCGCGCAGAACCCCACAGACAAGCTGATCATCGACGCCATTCTGGGCAATGCCGGACTGCCGCTGGACTATGAGATCATGCCGACCGGGTTTTCGCCCGAGCCGCTCCTGTCGGGCGATGGCGATGTGTATTTCGCCTTTGCGACCAATCAGCCGATCACGCTGGAAAATCTGGGCCTGGTGCAGGGCACCGATTTTTTCGTGACGCTGATGGATGACCTTGGCTACCAGGTCAAGCAGGCGCTGATGGTGACCAAGAAGTCGTTTCTGGCCGAGAACCGGCCGGCGATGGTGGGCTATATCAGGGCGCTGATCCGCGGCTGGGATTATGCCTTTGCCAATCCCCAATATGCGCCAGAGATCGTAGTGGACAAATATGGCGCCGATCTGGGGCTCGACCTCGCCCAGCAGCAGCGCCAGATGGAGCTGCAGATCCCGCTGATCAAGCCGGACGGCGAGGGCAAGCTGTTCTGGTTCGACCCCGCGGTGATCGAGGGGGCGATGACGGATGCAGCAGTGGCGGCGGGCCGCAAAGTGCCGCCCCTTGCCGAGCTGGTGGATATGAGCGTGCTCGAAGAAGCGCACGCCACGCTCTGA
- a CDS encoding ABC transporter permease subunit, translating into MRISMEKLQSIVLGAVGILLFLSLWEVIGVNRLAGLTWPPLSTVLVFMFDPSRQALFLRAMAASFSMVAAGYALGTLIGVLTAGLVHVVPVLRPGLDRLAGVIHAIPAIALAPLFIVLLDRELTGMAIATLNVFFVLYVATTSGLANSTVTHRDLFQVLGSSPLTRLLRLDLPAALPAMVSGLKFAIPAAFIGAILGEWFGSSRGLGLLMVSAMQNFQIPLLWSAVFIASAASLLAFGAMSLLERFVYGRYA; encoded by the coding sequence ATGCGCATCTCGATGGAAAAGCTGCAGTCGATCGTGCTGGGCGCCGTCGGCATCCTGCTGTTCCTGAGCCTCTGGGAAGTAATCGGGGTTAACCGGTTGGCAGGGCTGACTTGGCCGCCGCTGAGTACGGTCCTCGTGTTCATGTTTGATCCCTCGCGCCAAGCGCTGTTTTTGCGCGCCATGGCGGCGAGCTTTTCCATGGTGGCGGCGGGCTATGCGCTAGGGACGCTGATCGGCGTTCTGACCGCAGGGCTCGTGCATGTGGTGCCGGTGTTGCGGCCGGGTCTCGACCGGCTCGCCGGGGTGATCCACGCCATTCCCGCCATTGCGCTGGCGCCCTTGTTTATCGTGCTGCTCGACCGGGAACTGACCGGGATGGCGATCGCAACGCTCAATGTGTTCTTTGTGCTTTATGTCGCGACCACATCGGGACTGGCCAATTCCACGGTGACGCACCGGGACCTCTTCCAGGTGCTGGGCTCCTCGCCATTGACGCGCCTATTGCGCCTCGATTTGCCTGCCGCACTACCGGCTATGGTGAGTGGGCTGAAATTTGCCATTCCTGCCGCTTTCATCGGCGCGATCCTCGGCGAATGGTTTGGCTCCTCGCGCGGGCTGGGGCTGCTCATGGTCAGCGCGATGCAGAACTTCCAGATCCCGCTCCTGTGGAGCGCGGTATTTATTGCCTCGGCGGCTTCGCTTCTGGCTTTTGGAGCGATGAGCCTGCTCGAGCGCTTTGTTTATGGGCGATACGCATGA
- a CDS encoding AAA family ATPase: protein MSKVTLPPDPWQNVKTQHGIPADEVISGLQKCLRRGMAETALLLAYEMYVTSPEMEEMLWSRLCVIAVEDVGAGNLNLPVLVDTLYRTHQRYPRPIGDRFLFAAHAIRLIAESPKDRTTDDMVNFARLENVVRNKAPEVPDFAIDMHTKRGWEMGRGYEHFMTEASRVENRIETGDTSYRDRIMAAIAAGELS, encoded by the coding sequence ATGTCCAAAGTCACCTTGCCTCCTGATCCCTGGCAGAACGTCAAGACCCAGCACGGCATCCCTGCCGATGAGGTGATCTCGGGCCTGCAGAAATGCCTCCGGCGCGGCATGGCTGAGACGGCACTCCTGCTGGCCTATGAGATGTATGTGACCAGCCCCGAGATGGAGGAAATGCTGTGGTCGCGCTTGTGCGTGATCGCAGTGGAGGATGTGGGGGCGGGCAATCTGAACCTGCCGGTGCTGGTGGATACGCTTTATCGCACCCATCAGCGCTATCCGCGTCCGATCGGCGACAGGTTTCTATTTGCCGCCCATGCCATCCGGCTGATCGCCGAAAGCCCCAAGGACCGCACCACCGACGACATGGTCAATTTCGCGCGGCTGGAAAACGTCGTGCGCAACAAGGCGCCCGAAGTGCCCGACTTCGCCATCGACATGCATACCAAGCGCGGCTGGGAAATGGGCCGCGGCTACGAGCATTTCATGACTGAAGCGTCGCGCGTCGAGAACCGGATCGAAACCGGCGACACCTCTTATCGCGACCGCATCATGGCAGCCATTGCGGCGGGCGAGTTGTCCTGA
- a CDS encoding amidase produces MAPDATALSAELATGRVSAVELVEQSIAAIKAGDGVLNAVVVRDFERARAAAEQADRCLAAGERLPLLGVPITIKESFDVEGLPTSWGLEAFRGAVAREDAVAVARLRAAGAVILGKTNVSQGLDGWNADNPVYGRTGNPVRAGLSPGGSSSGAAAAVSAGYVPLDIGSDLGGSIRGPAQFCGIWGHVASMGLIPLRGHALAGRKARFDLSCPGPLARSARDLELGLTVMAGPDADEAVGYTLTLPPPRVEKLSELRVLVLEEHPMVPTDPEVRAGVALAAELLGRAGAKVRRAEGVMPDVEEATQIYLRLLGGAVALGQTAEQLAAAREELRGLDPGSMAAWRIGGMVASHAEWIEANEARVKLRWAWQEVFRDWDALICPPMSVAALGEAEAAAPSVLVDGVAMERGDSVAWTALGNGAALPATVMPIGRMRDGRSTGIQIIGPYLEDRTTIAIAGLLDVAHCR; encoded by the coding sequence ATGGCGCCTGATGCCACGGCGCTGAGCGCGGAGCTGGCCACAGGTCGGGTATCGGCGGTGGAGTTGGTGGAGCAGAGCATTGCCGCCATCAAGGCTGGCGATGGCGTGCTCAATGCCGTGGTGGTGCGCGACTTCGAGCGGGCGCGGGCCGCGGCTGAGCAGGCCGACCGGTGCCTCGCAGCGGGCGAGCGGCTGCCGCTGCTGGGCGTGCCGATCACCATCAAGGAAAGCTTTGATGTGGAGGGGCTGCCCACCAGCTGGGGGCTGGAGGCTTTTCGCGGCGCGGTGGCGCGCGAGGACGCGGTAGCGGTGGCCCGGCTGCGCGCCGCCGGCGCGGTGATCCTCGGAAAAACCAACGTGTCCCAGGGCTTGGATGGCTGGAATGCCGATAACCCGGTTTATGGCCGGACGGGCAATCCGGTGCGGGCAGGGTTGTCGCCGGGCGGTTCGTCTTCGGGGGCAGCGGCGGCGGTGTCGGCGGGTTATGTGCCGCTCGATATCGGCTCTGATCTGGGGGGCTCCATCCGCGGGCCGGCGCAGTTTTGCGGCATCTGGGGCCATGTGGCGAGCATGGGGCTGATCCCCTTGCGCGGGCATGCGCTGGCTGGGCGCAAGGCGCGGTTCGACCTTTCCTGTCCGGGGCCACTGGCGCGGAGCGCGCGGGATCTTGAGTTGGGGCTCACGGTCATGGCGGGGCCCGATGCCGATGAGGCAGTGGGATATACGCTGACGCTGCCGCCGCCAAGGGTGGAGAAACTAAGCGAGTTGCGGGTCCTGGTGCTGGAGGAGCATCCGATGGTGCCCACCGACCCCGAAGTGCGGGCAGGGGTGGCGCTGGCGGCGGAACTGCTCGGGCGGGCAGGGGCGAAGGTGCGGCGCGCCGAGGGCGTGATGCCCGATGTGGAGGAGGCGACGCAGATTTATCTGCGGCTGCTTGGGGGCGCGGTGGCGCTGGGGCAGACGGCGGAACAGTTGGCGGCGGCACGCGAAGAACTCCGGGGGCTTGATCCTGGGAGTATGGCGGCGTGGCGCATCGGCGGCATGGTGGCGAGCCATGCCGAATGGATCGAGGCCAATGAAGCGCGGGTAAAGCTGCGCTGGGCCTGGCAGGAGGTATTTCGCGATTGGGATGCGCTGATCTGCCCGCCCATGTCTGTGGCGGCGCTTGGGGAAGCGGAAGCCGCGGCGCCGAGCGTGTTGGTGGATGGCGTTGCCATGGAGCGGGGCGACAGCGTGGCCTGGACGGCGCTGGGAAATGGCGCGGCGCTGCCGGCCACGGTGATGCCGATAGGGCGCATGCGCGACGGCCGGTCCACCGGCATCCAGATCATCGGGCCTTATTTGGAAGATCGCACCACGATCGCCATCGCAGGACTGCTGGACGTCGCGCATTGTCGGTAA
- a CDS encoding MurR/RpiR family transcriptional regulator: protein MNLPKTSSFGYLPADSEVAQRIARAYPGLSPALRSFADFVLSEPMQVAQMSINDTVTASGVSVATANRFARSLGFEGYAQFRAEVVQGFESVFAPVERLRTKLSEKSSLRDVIAASIEQDIDNLTQTMRNLDTASAEQAVEMILGAENIFILAFDNAAALGNVFAHRLELADRPVRMIDNGGGTLSAARNLSRFTKKDLVVSIAFPRYMRDTVEITRTVQRRGIPILAITDQQTSPLASLGTLTLYVRATRSFSSTSDTAILALLEAVAAGVASRSPGATQAAEKFADFAYPWLIAPERSR, encoded by the coding sequence TTGAACCTGCCTAAAACTTCATCATTTGGCTATTTGCCTGCCGATTCCGAAGTCGCCCAGCGCATCGCCAGGGCTTATCCAGGTTTGTCGCCAGCCTTGCGTTCCTTCGCCGATTTCGTGCTGTCCGAGCCTATGCAGGTGGCGCAGATGAGCATCAACGACACGGTCACCGCCTCGGGCGTTTCCGTCGCTACCGCCAACCGGTTTGCCCGTTCCTTGGGCTTTGAGGGCTATGCGCAGTTTCGCGCCGAAGTGGTGCAGGGTTTTGAATCGGTGTTTGCCCCAGTGGAGCGCCTGCGCACCAAGCTCTCGGAAAAGTCGAGTCTGCGCGATGTGATCGCTGCCTCCATCGAGCAGGACATCGACAACCTCACCCAGACGATGCGCAATCTCGATACTGCCAGCGCCGAGCAGGCCGTGGAGATGATCCTCGGGGCCGAGAACATTTTCATCCTCGCCTTCGACAATGCCGCCGCCCTCGGCAATGTCTTTGCCCATCGCCTGGAACTCGCCGACCGGCCGGTGCGCATGATCGATAATGGCGGGGGCACGCTTTCGGCGGCCCGCAATCTTTCGCGTTTCACCAAAAAGGACCTCGTGGTCTCGATCGCCTTCCCGCGCTATATGCGCGACACCGTGGAAATCACCCGCACCGTGCAGCGCCGCGGCATCCCCATTCTCGCCATCACCGATCAGCAGACTTCGCCCCTGGCGAGCCTTGGCACGCTGACGCTTTATGTGCGCGCCACCCGCTCCTTCAGCTCCACTTCCGATACCGCGATCCTGGCCCTGCTCGAAGCCGTCGCAGCCGGGGTCGCCTCCCGTTCCCCCGGCGCCACGCAAGCCGCCGAAAAATTCGCCGACTTCGCCTATCCCTGGCTCATCGCCCCCGAACGCAGCCGCTAG
- a CDS encoding ABC transporter substrate-binding protein: MLRRQLLASAAGGLLASALLPRFAMAQASTPLRVQLGWIANVEYGDHWIALENGLFSQAGLDVTVSPGGPNAPDPLTLIAAGNAEIGYTSWLPFLDAVGRGNDFVLITARQQTSPLGIISLAAKPILTAQDIVGSRILAQGPAEETAIQATLGLAGLDPESWTMVPAGFSPEPLVAGDGEGYTAFAVNQTITLENMGLVPEKDFFFRSFDQLGFPSYAGLGFVSRAFLEANRPAIVAYLAALMQAFQVNEADLTLAPKLAVEKYGADFGLELAQQTRQNELQLPFMRPGGDPAYPVYGLDKAKMAGPMYDAARATGRTELPPIDDIVDTSLAQEALASL; this comes from the coding sequence ATGCTGAGACGCCAACTGCTTGCATCCGCTGCCGGGGGTCTGTTGGCCTCGGCCTTGTTGCCGCGCTTTGCCATGGCGCAGGCGAGCACGCCGTTGCGCGTGCAACTCGGCTGGATCGCCAATGTGGAATATGGCGACCACTGGATTGCGCTGGAAAATGGGTTGTTCAGCCAGGCGGGGCTGGATGTGACGGTGAGCCCGGGCGGGCCCAATGCACCCGATCCGTTGACCCTGATTGCGGCGGGCAATGCCGAGATCGGTTACACCAGCTGGCTGCCATTTCTGGATGCGGTGGGGCGCGGCAATGATTTCGTGCTGATCACAGCGCGCCAGCAGACTTCGCCCTTGGGGATCATTTCGCTGGCGGCCAAGCCGATTTTAACGGCCCAAGACATTGTGGGTTCGCGGATCTTGGCGCAGGGCCCGGCGGAAGAAACCGCCATCCAGGCGACGTTGGGCTTGGCGGGGCTCGACCCGGAGAGCTGGACCATGGTGCCCGCCGGGTTTTCGCCCGAGCCGCTGGTGGCAGGGGATGGCGAGGGTTACACCGCCTTTGCGGTGAACCAGACCATTACGCTCGAAAACATGGGCCTGGTGCCAGAGAAGGACTTCTTTTTCCGCTCCTTTGATCAACTGGGCTTTCCCTCCTATGCGGGGCTGGGCTTTGTGTCGCGGGCGTTTCTCGAGGCCAACCGGCCGGCGATCGTGGCCTATCTCGCTGCATTGATGCAGGCGTTCCAGGTCAATGAGGCGGATCTGACGCTGGCGCCCAAGCTGGCGGTGGAGAAATACGGCGCCGATTTCGGGCTCGAATTGGCCCAGCAGACCCGACAGAACGAGCTGCAGCTTCCCTTTATGCGACCGGGCGGCGATCCGGCTTATCCGGTCTACGGGCTCGACAAGGCCAAGATGGCGGGCCCGATGTATGACGCGGCACGCGCAACCGGGCGCACCGAACTCCCCCCCATTGACGATATCGTCGACACCAGCCTCGCCCAGGAAGCGCTGGCTTCGCTCTGA
- a CDS encoding cupin domain-containing protein: MNEDLEHLIPAIATVQVDNERVRATRYHFAPGSETGWHKHGHDYVVVPTLAGTLTIVELDGSRREVAYQVGESYGRVLGAEHNVVNLSDSPVEFVEIELK, from the coding sequence ATGAACGAAGATCTCGAACATCTCATCCCCGCCATCGCCACGGTGCAGGTGGACAATGAGCGGGTCAGGGCCACCCGCTACCACTTTGCGCCGGGATCGGAGACCGGCTGGCACAAGCATGGCCATGACTATGTTGTCGTGCCCACACTGGCTGGAACGCTGACCATCGTGGAACTCGATGGCAGCCGGCGCGAGGTCGCCTACCAGGTGGGGGAAAGCTATGGGCGAGTGCTGGGGGCCGAGCACAACGTGGTCAACCTTTCCGACAGCCCCGTCGAATTTGTTGAAATCGAACTGAAATAG
- a CDS encoding nucleoside 2-deoxyribosyltransferase translates to MKTVYLAGPEVFFPDGAAITAAKRELTRSYGFVPQIWNEERDWPSDKFEIGVFIARGNEAVMSGSDFIIANMTPFRGISADVGTAYEIGFMCAQGKPAFGYTNDGRFYGQRAAEDFYGGKVAPDAKGVTRGPDGQMVEDHAMSDNLMLDGGMHLRGGLVARPPAGTVLPFGNLSVFEACLAAAKRFFGTAS, encoded by the coding sequence ATGAAAACGGTTTACCTGGCCGGCCCCGAGGTGTTTTTTCCGGACGGGGCAGCAATCACCGCGGCCAAACGCGAGCTGACCCGCAGCTATGGCTTTGTGCCCCAAATCTGGAACGAGGAGCGGGACTGGCCCAGCGACAAGTTCGAGATCGGTGTGTTCATCGCTCGGGGCAATGAAGCGGTGATGAGCGGCAGCGACTTCATTATCGCCAACATGACCCCGTTCCGGGGCATCAGCGCCGATGTGGGCACGGCCTATGAAATCGGCTTCATGTGCGCGCAAGGCAAGCCCGCCTTTGGCTACACCAATGATGGCAGGTTTTATGGGCAGCGCGCCGCCGAAGATTTCTACGGCGGCAAGGTGGCGCCGGATGCCAAGGGCGTGACCCGCGGGCCGGACGGGCAGATGGTGGAAGACCATGCCATGTCCGACAATCTGATGCTGGATGGGGGCATGCATTTGCGCGGCGGGCTAGTGGCGCGGCCGCCGGCAGGCACGGTGCTGCCCTTTGGCAATCTCAGCGTGTTTGAGGCGTGCCTGGCGGCCGCCAAGCGCTTTTTCGGGACGGCTAGCTGA
- a CDS encoding ABC transporter ATP-binding protein, translating into MSSPTVSQDWSINVDRVRKSFKLDDGKELVAIEEVDLKIGKGEFVALLGPSGCGKSTVLRLVAALDNATHGRVTVEGRDPLELSRAHRLGVAFQDHALLPWLTIHDNIALPFKVAGRQVDEARVAELLALVGLTGFEKARPKQLSGGMRQRVSIARALVLRPDVLLLDEPFGALDAVTRRHMNVELQRIWSESKITTLLVTHSVEEALFLADRVIVMSGRPGRVIKSIDVPFARPRSPDVQRTAEFHHLADELTLALEPEGLH; encoded by the coding sequence ATGAGCAGCCCAACGGTGTCACAGGACTGGTCGATCAATGTCGACCGCGTGCGCAAGAGTTTCAAGCTCGACGACGGCAAGGAACTGGTCGCTATCGAGGAGGTCGATCTCAAGATCGGCAAGGGCGAGTTCGTCGCGCTCCTTGGCCCTTCGGGCTGCGGCAAGAGCACGGTGTTGCGGCTGGTGGCGGCGCTGGACAATGCCACCCATGGGCGGGTGACGGTTGAAGGGCGCGATCCGCTGGAGTTGTCGCGCGCGCACCGCTTAGGCGTGGCATTCCAGGATCATGCGCTTTTGCCCTGGCTCACCATTCACGACAATATCGCGCTGCCGTTCAAAGTGGCCGGGCGGCAGGTGGATGAGGCGCGCGTGGCCGAACTGCTGGCGTTAGTGGGGCTGACGGGGTTCGAGAAGGCGCGGCCCAAGCAGTTGTCCGGCGGCATGCGGCAGCGCGTTTCCATTGCCCGGGCGCTGGTGCTCCGGCCCGATGTGCTGCTGCTCGACGAGCCCTTCGGTGCACTCGACGCGGTGACGCGCCGGCACATGAATGTGGAACTGCAGCGCATCTGGAGCGAAAGCAAGATCACGACGCTGCTGGTAACCCATTCGGTGGAAGAAGCGCTGTTTCTGGCTGACCGGGTGATCGTGATGAGCGGCCGGCCGGGACGGGTGATCAAATCCATCGACGTGCCATTTGCCCGGCCGCGCAGCCCCGATGTGCAGCGCACGGCCGAGTTCCATCACCTCGCCGACGAGCTGACACTGGCGCTGGAACCCGAGGGGCTGCACTGA
- a CDS encoding ABC transporter permease subunit, translating to MSTSAKRSFGSTLRIGLSRYWGVLAVLLAWQAWVSISGVNAIVMPQPINVLTDLVTNPMVYITNGGQTLILAALGLVLGMFLGTIVAVLAWTSRLLNGILVPLGLIFSSVPVVALIPVLARLLGYDLKTVLAIVVIISFFPAFVFTSAGLKALPPGSDDLFKVLGASRLTRFFHLVLPSAVPNWMIALRLAAPPSVLSAMVAEFLMGSSGLGYLFRSAASDFQTERAFGTSVVATVISVLCFTAALGAERRVNNRWK from the coding sequence ATGAGCACATCAGCGAAACGAAGCTTTGGCTCTACCCTGCGTATCGGCCTCTCGCGCTACTGGGGCGTCCTGGCGGTGTTGTTGGCTTGGCAGGCCTGGGTGTCGATCTCGGGCGTCAACGCCATTGTCATGCCCCAGCCCATCAATGTGCTGACAGATCTGGTCACCAATCCGATGGTGTACATCACCAATGGCGGGCAAACCCTGATACTTGCCGCCCTGGGGCTGGTGCTGGGCATGTTCCTGGGCACGATTGTTGCGGTGCTGGCCTGGACCTCGCGGCTGCTGAACGGGATCCTCGTGCCATTGGGGCTGATCTTTTCTTCGGTGCCCGTAGTGGCGCTGATCCCGGTGCTGGCGCGCCTCCTCGGCTATGACCTCAAAACCGTGCTCGCCATTGTGGTGATCATCTCGTTTTTCCCGGCCTTTGTGTTCACCTCGGCCGGGCTCAAGGCACTGCCGCCCGGGAGCGATGATCTGTTCAAGGTCCTCGGGGCTTCGCGTCTGACGCGGTTTTTCCACCTGGTGCTGCCTTCGGCCGTGCCCAACTGGATGATCGCGCTGCGCCTGGCCGCGCCGCCCTCAGTGCTGTCGGCCATGGTGGCCGAATTCCTGATGGGCTCGAGCGGGCTTGGCTACCTGTTCCGCTCGGCGGCCAGTGATTTCCAGACGGAGCGGGCCTTTGGCACCAGTGTCGTGGCCACCGTGATTTCGGTGCTGTGCTTTACCGCGGCCCTTGGGGCAGAGCGGCGCGTCAACAACAGATGGAAGTGA